In Nitrosopumilus sp., the genomic stretch TGTGTTTAGGATGAACATCTCTAGGACCAAAGACACCAACGAGAATTTTGTTATCTCCAAATTCGATGTATGCAGATCCATCAGCATTTTTTAGTCCACCGGCTTTAATCATAATTCGTCTTGGTTCGTCAACTTTTCTTCCATCACAACGAATACCATTCTCGTCCAATAGGACCATTGTTGCGTCTCTTCCGCCCATTATGATTCACCTTTTAATTCTAACATTTCTTTCACTTGATCAGTCAAATTAGCAACATGTGCTTTTTGATTTACCATTTCAATGGCTTTTTTAGCCTTTAATAATCCCTCGGGAGACTCGCATGAAACTACAACCCAGCCATTCTGACCAATAGTTATTGCAGCATCTGTTGCCATCTCTATCATTTGGATCATTGTGCCTCTCTTTCCAATTAGGCGTGGAACCTTACTGGGGGAGATTTTAATCAAGTCACCAGAGTCAATTTTGCCTAAATCTCTATCAGTTATAGTTACTAGTGGATCTCTTGTTCTATCAAAATTAGCAATTCTAGCAGCTACAAGATCACCTGATTTTAGTTTGGTTGTAAGTTCATCAGCATGAGCAGAAAAGTCACGTCCAAAAACATCCTGTGCAGGAA encodes the following:
- the rrp4 gene encoding exosome complex RNA-binding protein Rrp4 produces the protein MDNKRKYVIPGDVVTTGPFRPEQNVILEGNKIISTTIGISEIYDDSVKVIPLTGKYIPKINDLVIGKVISHTSLSWELDINSCYVGFLPAQDVFGRDFSAHADELTTKLKSGDLVAARIANFDRTRDPLVTITDRDLGKIDSGDLIKISPSKVPRLIGKRGTMIQMIEMATDAAITIGQNGWVVVSCESPEGLLKAKKAIEMVNQKAHVANLTDQVKEMLELKGES